From Verrucomicrobia bacterium S94, the proteins below share one genomic window:
- the rsmB gene encoding 16S rRNA (cytosine(967)-C(5))-methyltransferase RsmB, translating into MKKQKNSRLTAAEIVYQWLENQRFPDRSLAKLKQDHAFVLEVVNGVVRNRLILQWLETQWVKNEPKLFFKAVLWVGLYQILFMEVEDYAAINETVQAAKERSGGLGPAKLINAVLRRAQREKTEVLKSFEKQPDYIRLSHPEFLIERWKKAYGEADAVALAEWNNEPAATILRIEQNAVDAAEFIDKLREADIEPLMHPYSDKEIFLVLPRGVPVKKVPGYDEGWFTVQDPATSISVDLLAPRPGEAVLDACAAPGGKTAMMAGRMDRRGELTAMDLHDDRISVLKENQKRLRLDWIEIVKGDARKPETVFSNDRKFDAILLDVPCLNTGVLKRRADARWRVTEERIESITELQFDILTACSGLLNEKGRLVYSTCSLEPEENEELVTRWIAQHPGFRLVKTGKAFPPDSGTDGAFAALIRRK; encoded by the coding sequence ATGAAAAAACAGAAAAACAGCCGTCTCACCGCCGCAGAAATCGTTTACCAATGGCTGGAAAACCAGCGTTTTCCCGACCGCAGTCTCGCAAAACTGAAGCAGGACCATGCCTTTGTTCTCGAAGTGGTCAACGGGGTTGTACGTAACCGCCTCATTCTTCAATGGCTGGAAACGCAGTGGGTAAAAAATGAACCGAAACTCTTTTTCAAAGCCGTTTTGTGGGTCGGTCTTTACCAGATTCTCTTTATGGAGGTCGAAGACTATGCCGCCATCAACGAAACCGTACAGGCGGCCAAAGAGCGCTCCGGCGGTCTGGGCCCGGCCAAGCTGATTAATGCCGTGCTCCGCCGCGCACAGCGGGAAAAAACGGAAGTTTTAAAGTCCTTCGAAAAACAGCCCGATTATATACGGCTTTCGCATCCTGAATTCCTGATAGAGCGCTGGAAAAAGGCCTATGGCGAAGCCGATGCAGTGGCGCTGGCCGAATGGAACAATGAACCGGCGGCCACCATTCTGCGGATTGAGCAGAATGCTGTCGATGCCGCCGAATTTATTGATAAACTGCGCGAAGCCGATATTGAGCCGCTGATGCATCCCTATTCAGATAAAGAGATTTTTCTGGTTCTGCCGCGCGGTGTTCCGGTGAAAAAGGTGCCCGGCTACGATGAGGGCTGGTTTACTGTGCAGGATCCGGCCACATCCATTTCGGTGGATCTGCTCGCGCCGCGTCCCGGCGAGGCGGTGCTTGATGCCTGTGCTGCACCCGGTGGAAAAACCGCGATGATGGCCGGTCGGATGGATCGGCGAGGTGAACTTACGGCTATGGATCTGCATGATGATCGCATTTCGGTTCTCAAAGAGAATCAGAAGCGTCTTAGACTCGACTGGATTGAAATTGTTAAAGGTGATGCCCGGAAACCGGAAACCGTATTTTCCAATGACCGGAAATTTGATGCCATTCTGCTCGATGTGCCCTGTCTGAATACCGGGGTGCTGAAACGCCGGGCCGATGCGCGCTGGCGGGTGACGGAAGAGCGGATTGAAAGCATTACGGAACTGCAGTTTGATATTCTGACGGCGTGTTCCGGACTGCTGAACGAAAAAGGCCGGCTGGTTTACAGTACCTGCAGTCTGGAACCCGAAGAAAATGAAGAGCTGGTTACCCGCTGGATTGCACAGCATCCCGGTTTCAGACTGGTAAAAACGGGAAAAGCCTTTCCACCCGACTCCGGCACTGACGGTGCGTTTGCGGCACTTATTCGGAGAAAATAA
- a CDS encoding competence/damage-inducible protein A: MHIQAELISIGNELLSGQTLNTHGRDLGAALSDIGLSLTRDTTIGDDIPTIETAVKEALERVDLVFVSGGLGPTIDDITRDALAELLQRKIILDSATVKKIERSLEDKGRKMSLAATRQAQVLEGADVLNNSVGHAPGQRIETAEGKILFVLPGPPNEFNAILNEEILPRLKIRYSDIKPLVVRFIRTQGIGESDIVTILEKAKFQPPEVDLGFYPGQGRVKIRLSSTADHEDRVLAAVAELQTLLADFIFSE; encoded by the coding sequence ATGCACATTCAAGCGGAACTTATCTCGATCGGAAACGAACTGCTTAGCGGACAGACACTGAATACTCACGGCCGCGATCTGGGAGCGGCACTTTCAGACATCGGACTAAGCCTGACGCGCGACACCACCATTGGCGACGATATCCCAACCATTGAAACCGCCGTAAAAGAGGCTCTTGAGCGGGTCGATCTCGTTTTTGTGAGCGGCGGCCTCGGTCCCACAATTGATGACATCACACGCGACGCCCTTGCCGAACTGCTCCAGCGTAAAATCATACTCGACTCCGCCACTGTTAAAAAAATTGAACGTTCATTGGAAGACAAAGGCCGGAAAATGTCCCTCGCCGCCACCCGGCAGGCACAGGTGCTTGAAGGGGCCGATGTGCTGAACAACTCTGTCGGCCATGCCCCCGGACAGCGCATCGAAACCGCTGAAGGGAAAATCCTGTTTGTACTGCCCGGACCTCCGAATGAATTCAATGCTATTTTAAACGAAGAAATCCTCCCTCGGCTGAAAATCCGCTATTCCGACATTAAACCGCTGGTTGTGCGCTTTATCCGCACACAGGGCATCGGAGAATCGGATATCGTTACCATCCTTGAAAAAGCAAAGTTCCAGCCTCCGGAAGTCGATCTGGGGTTCTATCCCGGCCAAGGCCGCGTGAAAATCCGCCTCTCCTCCACCGCCGACCACGAAGACCGCGTACTCGCCGCCGTTGCTGAACTGCAGACCCTGCTCGCTGATTTTATTTTCTCCGAATAA
- the rpiB gene encoding ribose 5-phosphate isomerase B produces the protein MKIAIGSDHGGYTLKTKVAEILQNKGVVVEDLGCDSTESVDYSDYAAAVANEVSNAAVDQGIICCTTGIGMSITANKFPRVRAAVCLNAEMATMTRSHNDANVLCLSGKYTDDADIEGIIDAWLNTDFEGGRHERRVNKIKDYASEHSGTIAVYDGDPEIYAVLKKEDERQKENLELIASENIVSKAVREVSGSRLTNKYAEGYPAKRWYNGCEWVDEAERLAIDRAKEIFGAEHANVQPHHGSGANMAVYYAMLNPGDTILAMSLAEGGHLTHGHPMNFSGRFFNIVPYGVDKETEQIDYDNIQKLADEHKPKMIVAGASAYSRIIDFKRLRKIADSCGAYLMVDMAHIAGLVAAGCHPNPVPYAEFVTTTTHKTLRGPRGGMILCQEKFAADIDKQVFPGIQGGPLMHTIAAKAVCFHEALQPSFKTYQQQIVKNAQALAAALEDDDIRLVSGGTDNHLMLVDLTQTGVTGKDAAIALDKAAITVNKNAIPFDTKSPFVTSGIRIGTPAVTTRGMKEEEMVKIADFIKRAIRNADNDTVLAQIKEEVIALTAAFPIP, from the coding sequence ATGAAGATTGCAATTGGTTCAGATCACGGCGGTTATACGCTTAAAACCAAAGTTGCCGAAATTCTGCAGAATAAGGGAGTCGTCGTGGAAGACCTCGGCTGCGACAGCACCGAATCGGTCGATTATTCCGATTATGCCGCCGCTGTGGCCAACGAGGTTTCCAACGCCGCCGTGGATCAGGGCATTATCTGCTGCACCACCGGTATCGGCATGAGCATCACGGCCAATAAATTCCCGCGCGTCCGTGCCGCCGTCTGTCTGAATGCCGAAATGGCCACCATGACCCGTTCTCATAACGATGCCAATGTACTGTGTCTTTCCGGAAAATACACGGATGATGCCGACATTGAAGGCATCATCGATGCCTGGCTGAACACAGACTTCGAAGGCGGCCGCCACGAACGCCGCGTGAACAAGATCAAAGACTACGCATCCGAGCACAGCGGCACCATTGCTGTTTATGACGGCGATCCGGAAATTTACGCCGTTCTTAAAAAGGAAGACGAACGCCAGAAGGAAAACCTTGAGCTGATTGCTTCGGAAAACATCGTATCCAAAGCCGTACGTGAAGTCTCCGGATCCCGCCTGACCAATAAATATGCGGAAGGCTACCCGGCGAAACGCTGGTACAACGGCTGCGAATGGGTCGATGAAGCGGAGCGCCTGGCCATTGACCGGGCAAAGGAAATCTTCGGGGCTGAGCACGCCAATGTTCAGCCGCACCATGGTTCCGGTGCCAATATGGCCGTTTACTATGCCATGCTGAATCCGGGGGATACCATCCTCGCGATGAGCCTCGCTGAAGGCGGCCACCTTACCCACGGCCATCCGATGAATTTTTCCGGCCGATTCTTCAATATTGTCCCTTACGGCGTGGATAAAGAAACCGAACAGATCGACTACGACAATATTCAGAAACTCGCTGATGAGCATAAACCGAAAATGATCGTCGCCGGCGCGTCAGCCTATTCCCGTATCATCGATTTTAAACGGCTGCGCAAAATCGCTGACAGTTGCGGGGCCTATCTGATGGTGGACATGGCACACATCGCCGGTCTGGTGGCTGCAGGCTGTCACCCGAACCCGGTTCCGTATGCGGAATTCGTGACCACCACCACGCATAAAACACTGCGCGGACCGCGCGGCGGCATGATTCTTTGTCAGGAAAAATTTGCAGCGGATATCGATAAGCAGGTCTTCCCTGGAATCCAGGGCGGACCGCTGATGCACACCATCGCGGCCAAAGCCGTCTGTTTCCACGAAGCCCTGCAGCCTTCCTTTAAAACCTATCAGCAGCAGATCGTGAAAAATGCCCAGGCACTGGCCGCAGCGCTGGAAGATGACGACATCCGTCTGGTTTCCGGCGGAACGGACAACCATTTGATGCTCGTCGACCTGACCCAAACCGGAGTCACCGGTAAGGACGCGGCGATTGCGCTGGATAAAGCGGCAATTACGGTGAATAAGAACGCCATACCGTTTGATACCAAAAGCCCGTTTGTAACTTCCGGAATCCGTATTGGCACACCGGCTGTGACCACCCGCGGTATGAAGGAAGAGGAAATGGTCAAAATTGCCGACTTCATTAAGCGTGCTATCCGTAATGCTGACAACGATACGGTGCTGGCCCAGATTAAAGAAGAGGTCATTGCCCTGACTGCGGCATTCCCGATTCCGTAG
- a CDS encoding RluA family pseudouridine synthase → MENTNQQSLTVESSGAKKRVDAFLSAGMQEISRSQWKILIEQQFVRVNGKPCKPNTRLKTGDEIVWSVPERAPLAAVPEDIPLKILFEDDSVLVLNKPPGLVVHPAVGNSSGTLLHGLLFYNPVFQTLERAGIVHRLDKDTSGVMVVAKSEQAVQELRRQFKARETDKEYVALVWGEPPKNGRIETLLGRHPVHRKKQAVLKEDGREAITAFQCLEQFEQCAWMQVKIETGRTHQIRVHMAHLKHPIVGDTVYGRVRKGRLPAEPERQMLHAAKLSFCHPVSGKRLSFEAPLFEDMALLLEKLRNG, encoded by the coding sequence ATGGAAAACACGAATCAACAATCTTTAACCGTCGAAAGCTCGGGCGCAAAAAAGCGGGTGGATGCTTTTCTTTCGGCAGGCATGCAGGAAATATCGCGTTCGCAGTGGAAAATCCTGATTGAACAGCAGTTTGTGCGGGTCAACGGAAAGCCCTGCAAACCCAATACGCGGTTAAAAACGGGGGATGAGATCGTGTGGTCTGTTCCGGAGCGTGCGCCGTTGGCCGCTGTTCCGGAGGATATTCCGCTGAAAATTCTTTTCGAGGATGATTCCGTGCTGGTGCTGAACAAGCCGCCGGGTCTGGTGGTGCATCCGGCTGTGGGCAATTCATCGGGTACCCTGCTGCACGGACTGCTTTTTTATAATCCGGTTTTTCAGACGCTGGAACGTGCCGGTATTGTGCATCGGCTGGACAAAGACACGAGCGGTGTGATGGTGGTGGCTAAGTCCGAGCAGGCTGTTCAGGAACTGCGACGCCAGTTCAAGGCCCGGGAAACAGACAAAGAGTATGTAGCATTGGTCTGGGGTGAACCGCCAAAAAACGGGCGGATTGAAACATTGCTGGGGCGGCACCCGGTACACCGAAAAAAGCAGGCGGTATTGAAAGAAGACGGGCGCGAGGCGATTACCGCATTTCAATGTCTGGAGCAGTTTGAGCAGTGTGCATGGATGCAGGTGAAGATCGAGACGGGGCGAACGCACCAGATCCGGGTGCATATGGCGCATTTGAAACATCCGATTGTCGGCGATACGGTATACGGCCGGGTGCGTAAAGGACGGCTTCCGGCAGAGCCGGAGCGTCAGATGCTGCATGCCGCAAAACTGTCTTTCTGTCATCCGGTGTCGGGGAAAAGGCTTTCTTTTGAGGCGCCGTTGTTTGAAGATATGGCTTTATTGCTGGAAAAACTGCGGAATGGCTGA
- a CDS encoding uracil-DNA glycosylase encodes MFVGEGPGAEEDAQGRPFVGKAGKLLDKMIEAMGYTREQVYIGNVVKCRPPKNRKPLPEEMEMCLPYLRQQIRLIQPKIIVGLGGTAMEGLLGRPVGITRIRGVWQEYAGIRLMPTFHPSYLLRDPSKKKEAWADLKLVLAALGKEPPLRK; translated from the coding sequence ATGTTTGTTGGCGAGGGACCGGGGGCGGAAGAGGATGCGCAGGGACGGCCGTTTGTCGGAAAAGCGGGAAAGCTGCTCGATAAAATGATCGAGGCTATGGGCTACACGCGGGAGCAGGTTTATATCGGGAATGTGGTGAAGTGCCGCCCGCCGAAAAACCGGAAACCGCTACCGGAAGAGATGGAAATGTGCCTGCCGTATTTACGTCAGCAGATCAGGCTGATTCAGCCGAAGATCATTGTCGGGCTGGGCGGAACCGCTATGGAAGGGCTTCTGGGGCGTCCGGTGGGGATTACACGAATACGCGGTGTGTGGCAGGAATATGCCGGAATCCGGCTGATGCCGACGTTCCATCCGTCTTACCTGCTGCGGGATCCATCAAAGAAAAAAGAGGCCTGGGCGGACCTCAAGCTGGTGCTTGCTGCGCTGGGCAAGGAACCGCCTCTCCGTAAATAA
- a CDS encoding sigma-70 family RNA polymerase sigma factor, with the protein MVGDVNQEPEEIPDEEEAFPVEAAVSVEDTPVAEEGPSDVELVLKAQQGDVYAFDQLVERYHDKIYGLTYNMTSNREDAEDLTQEIFVKAYEALPRFKGKSSFYTWVYRIAVNKTINYRKKRNRKRALSLDSFDQEIKLDDVYHEMTAKGSPLRNISLSELQKKLNEALQNLSEKHRTVVVMHDMQGIPHEEIAKVVGASVGTVRSRLFYARRQMQTELAEFMK; encoded by the coding sequence ATGGTTGGTGATGTAAATCAGGAGCCGGAAGAAATTCCGGATGAAGAAGAGGCGTTTCCCGTAGAGGCGGCGGTTTCTGTCGAGGATACGCCGGTCGCCGAAGAGGGGCCCTCGGATGTTGAACTGGTGCTCAAAGCGCAGCAGGGCGATGTGTATGCGTTTGACCAGCTGGTGGAGCGTTATCACGATAAGATTTACGGGCTGACCTACAACATGACCTCCAACCGGGAGGATGCCGAGGACCTGACGCAGGAAATTTTCGTGAAAGCCTATGAGGCACTACCGCGTTTTAAAGGAAAATCTTCCTTCTATACGTGGGTCTATCGTATCGCTGTTAACAAGACTATCAACTACCGGAAAAAGCGGAATCGCAAGCGCGCCCTGAGCCTGGATTCGTTCGATCAGGAGATCAAACTTGATGATGTCTATCATGAAATGACGGCCAAAGGATCGCCGCTTCGAAACATCAGTTTGTCGGAATTACAGAAAAAATTGAACGAGGCTCTGCAAAACCTGTCTGAGAAGCACAGAACCGTTGTGGTGATGCATGATATGCAGGGCATTCCACATGAGGAAATCGCGAAAGTGGTGGGGGCTTCGGTAGGAACAGTTAGGTCGCGTCTGTTTTATGCCCGAAGACAAATGCAAACTGAATTAGCGGAATTCATGAAATGA